A stretch of Lathyrus oleraceus cultivar Zhongwan6 chromosome 6, CAAS_Psat_ZW6_1.0, whole genome shotgun sequence DNA encodes these proteins:
- the LOC127092988 gene encoding small nuclear ribonucleoprotein SmD1a: protein MKLVRFLMKLNNETVSIELKNGTIVHGTITGVDISMNTHLKTVKLTLKGKNPVTLDHLSVRGNNIRYYILPDSLNLETLLVEEAPRVKPKKPTAGKPLGRGRGRGRGRGRGRGR from the exons ATGAAGCTCGTCAG GTTTTTGATGAAATTGAACAACGAAACCGTATCAATCGAGCTCAAGAACGGCACAATTGTTCATGGCACCATTACAG GTGTTGATATTAGTATGAACACACATTTGAAAACAGTTAAACTAACACTGAAGGGGAAAAACCCAGTGACTCTGGATCACCTCAGTGTGAGGGGTAACAACATTCGCTATTATATCCTTCCCGACAGCTTGAATCTTGAGACTTTGCTGGTTGAAGAGGCACCTAGGGTCAAGCCTAAGAAGCCAACTGCTG GGAAGCCTTTGGGGCGTGGACGTGGTCGAGGGCGTGGACGCGGTCGTGGCCGTGGTCGTTAA